A single window of Mycobacterium sp. ITM-2016-00318 DNA harbors:
- a CDS encoding acyl-CoA dehydrogenase family protein, translated as MDFELDDAQRAWVAEVRQFLEDNVTEALRAEMAAHGLEYQGGELTAFRRKIGEKGWFGLNWPTEYGGLGLTPTHQHLLMTEFEYAGVPGPDLTVTSIAPMIMRHGTEQNKKEFLPGIARGEIVFALGYSEPNAGTDLASLRTRAVRDGDEWVINGSKIWNSGAQRSTHEWLCVRTDPDAPRHRGISVIAVPVDTPGVDVHPLYAWSGYRTNETFFNDVRVPLTNLIGELNAGWTYITGALDLERGALTNAGDLRRALDDLIAMADDPDPVFRRRLAQAEADVEVARLMGLEAASMLDSGRIPSIEVSVEKIFTSELRQRIADLAIDLLGPEGLRVGNFFERLYRVSPLMRFGGGTNEVLRDVIAQRGHKMPSYGR; from the coding sequence GTGGACTTCGAGCTCGACGACGCCCAGCGCGCATGGGTGGCCGAAGTGCGGCAGTTCCTCGAGGACAACGTCACGGAGGCGCTGCGGGCCGAGATGGCCGCGCACGGTCTCGAGTACCAGGGCGGCGAGCTGACCGCGTTCCGCCGCAAGATCGGCGAGAAGGGCTGGTTCGGGCTGAACTGGCCCACGGAGTACGGCGGCCTCGGTTTGACGCCAACCCATCAGCACCTGCTCATGACCGAGTTCGAGTACGCCGGTGTGCCCGGCCCCGACCTCACCGTGACCTCGATCGCGCCGATGATCATGCGGCACGGCACCGAGCAGAACAAGAAGGAGTTCCTGCCCGGCATCGCACGCGGCGAGATCGTCTTCGCGTTGGGCTACTCAGAGCCCAACGCGGGCACCGACCTCGCCAGCCTGCGCACGCGCGCCGTTCGCGACGGCGACGAGTGGGTGATCAACGGGTCGAAGATCTGGAACAGCGGCGCGCAGCGCTCCACCCACGAATGGCTCTGCGTGCGGACCGATCCCGATGCGCCACGGCACCGCGGGATCTCGGTGATCGCGGTCCCCGTCGACACTCCCGGGGTGGACGTGCATCCGCTGTATGCCTGGTCGGGATACCGGACCAACGAGACCTTCTTCAACGACGTGCGGGTGCCGCTGACCAACCTGATCGGTGAACTCAACGCCGGTTGGACCTACATCACCGGCGCACTAGACCTGGAGCGCGGTGCGCTGACCAACGCCGGTGACCTGCGGCGGGCACTGGACGACCTGATCGCGATGGCGGACGATCCTGACCCGGTGTTCCGGCGCCGCCTCGCGCAGGCCGAGGCCGACGTCGAGGTCGCCCGGCTCATGGGCCTGGAGGCGGCGTCGATGCTCGACAGCGGACGCATCCCCAGCATCGAGGTCAGTGTCGAGAAGATTTTCACCAGCGAGTTGCGCCAGCGCATCGCCGACCTGGCCATCGACCTGCTCGGGCCAGAGGGGTTGCGGGTCGGGAACTTTTTCGAGCGGCTGTACCGGGTGTCGCCGTTGATGCGCTTCGGCGGCGGCACGAACGAGGTCCTGCGCGACGTCATCGCGCAGCGCGGCCACAAGATGCCCTCGTACGGTCGGTGA
- a CDS encoding acyl-CoA dehydrogenase family protein, protein MRVTLDQDERDLAAMCRSVLAAELAPDAQWKALSDAGVLGLPVDGSLTDVGIFCMEAGRALCPRVVTSTLHASVAIGWLGVGAEWLPRLTSGEARGTCALFDPRDASADRPVSGVAEFVTDADQADVIIASTDAGVVAVDTTAPGVTIEPVATMGGFPAFTVRLDEVALGKPTPVDPLQLRRVANTVVALDCMDLVGIGAAVLDRTVEYTKMREQFGRPIASFQAAQHIVADMHIALSAARLAAHSAVFQLGQGRTATRETAIARMRAAEVKKITLDAHQLHGGMGYVVDTGLHKYSERARILSTIGGGADVAAKWLAGEMNWGGRR, encoded by the coding sequence ATGCGGGTGACTCTGGATCAGGACGAACGCGATCTGGCGGCGATGTGCCGCAGCGTGCTGGCCGCCGAACTCGCGCCCGACGCGCAGTGGAAGGCGCTGTCCGACGCGGGTGTGCTCGGTCTGCCGGTCGACGGCAGCCTCACCGACGTCGGGATCTTCTGCATGGAAGCGGGACGGGCGTTGTGCCCCAGAGTGGTTACGAGCACGCTGCATGCATCGGTGGCCATCGGTTGGCTCGGGGTGGGTGCGGAGTGGCTGCCCCGGTTGACGTCGGGTGAAGCACGCGGCACGTGCGCGCTGTTCGATCCGCGGGACGCGTCCGCCGACCGGCCGGTCAGCGGTGTCGCGGAGTTCGTCACCGACGCGGATCAGGCCGACGTGATCATCGCGTCCACCGACGCGGGCGTCGTGGCCGTCGACACCACGGCACCCGGCGTCACGATCGAACCCGTCGCGACGATGGGCGGCTTTCCCGCCTTCACGGTCCGCCTCGACGAGGTGGCGCTCGGCAAGCCGACGCCCGTCGATCCCCTGCAGCTGCGCCGCGTCGCGAATACCGTTGTGGCGCTGGACTGCATGGATCTGGTCGGCATCGGCGCGGCGGTGCTCGACCGCACGGTGGAGTACACGAAGATGCGCGAGCAGTTCGGCAGGCCGATCGCGTCGTTCCAGGCCGCACAGCACATCGTGGCCGACATGCACATCGCGCTGTCGGCTGCCCGGCTCGCCGCGCACTCCGCGGTGTTCCAGCTCGGGCAGGGCCGCACCGCGACCCGTGAGACGGCGATCGCGCGCATGCGGGCGGCGGAGGTCAAGAAGATCACGCTCGACGCACACCAGCTGCACGGCGGCATGGGCTACGTCGTCGACACCGGACTGCACAAGTACTCCGAGCGCGCCCGCATCCTGTCCACGATCGGCGGCGGAGCGGACGTCGCCGCGAAATGGCTTGCAGGTGAGATGAACTGGGGAGGACGACGATGA
- a CDS encoding MaoC family dehydratase N-terminal domain-containing protein has translation MTADSLIDPESAEKIGQVVAVATGEVYRRDWQRWAAAIGDHNPLWFDADYARRHGYRDITCPPLYLQYSILGVAALGELRPDGSSGAVTGSMAFPRAPRRMAGGESTTFHLPAYHGDEVEMTRTVDSIVEKHGRSGAFVLVTWRAEYRNQHRELLAEATTSMIARPA, from the coding sequence ATGACGGCCGACAGCCTCATCGATCCGGAGTCGGCGGAGAAGATCGGCCAGGTCGTCGCCGTCGCCACCGGCGAGGTGTACCGGCGCGACTGGCAGCGGTGGGCGGCCGCGATCGGAGACCACAACCCGCTGTGGTTCGACGCCGACTACGCGCGCAGGCACGGCTACCGCGACATCACCTGCCCGCCGCTGTATCTGCAGTACTCGATACTCGGTGTGGCGGCGCTCGGCGAGCTGCGGCCCGACGGGTCATCGGGCGCGGTCACCGGCAGCATGGCCTTCCCGCGCGCGCCGCGGCGAATGGCAGGCGGCGAGAGCACGACGTTCCACCTGCCGGCCTATCACGGCGACGAGGTCGAGATGACGCGCACCGTCGACTCGATCGTCGAGAAGCATGGCAGGTCAGGCGCTTTCGTGTTGGTGACCTGGCGTGCGGAATACCGCAACCAGCACCGCGAGCTGCTCGCCGAAGCCACCACCTCGATGATCGCGCGGCCCGCATGA
- a CDS encoding MaoC/PaaZ C-terminal domain-containing protein yields MHFDDVAVGEAIPALTVTVDETQMFFFSAATYNGHRIHYDKEWARDREGYDTVLVQGPLQAALLSRALTDWIGGGGRLVAFSVQNRAIALPGQELTFGGTVTGKRDDGLVDLDIGCKRGDDVLMPGTATVALPQRSAQ; encoded by the coding sequence GTGCACTTCGACGACGTGGCGGTCGGCGAGGCCATCCCGGCGCTGACGGTCACCGTCGACGAGACACAGATGTTCTTCTTCAGTGCCGCCACCTACAACGGCCATCGCATCCACTACGACAAGGAGTGGGCGCGCGATCGCGAAGGCTACGACACCGTGCTCGTGCAGGGACCGCTGCAGGCAGCGTTGCTGTCGCGCGCGCTGACCGACTGGATCGGCGGTGGCGGCCGCCTTGTCGCGTTCTCCGTGCAGAACCGCGCGATCGCACTGCCCGGCCAGGAGTTGACGTTCGGCGGCACCGTGACCGGCAAACGCGATGACGGACTGGTCGATCTCGACATCGGTTGCAAGCGTGGCGACGACGTACTGATGCCGGGCACCGCGACGGTCGCCCTGCCGCAGCGGAGCGCCCAGTGA
- a CDS encoding thiolase family protein, translating into MTGLRGEAAIVGIAELPAEKKQSAPPSFTLDQYARLAKMVIEDAGVDPVVVNGLSTHGIAESTMFAPATLSEYLGLPLDFGDRVDLGGATAAGMVWRAAAAVELGQCDAVLVVMPGSTEIPRSEAKPGRTLSWFGASSNNYGSPQAEFEIPYGNVGQNGPYAQIAQRYGHEFGYDAAALARIAVHQRENACAHPGAVFHGKPITVDDVLNSPVIADPIHMLETVMRVQGGAGVLIANAEVARASRHRPVWIKGFGEHIRFKTPTYADDLLRTPIARAAERAFSMAGLPRSDIDMASIYDCYTITVLMTLEDAGFCGKGEGMTWLTDHDLTFRGDFPVNTAGGQLSYGQAGMAGGMHHVVDGARQVMGRAGDAQVADCNTAFVTGNGGIMSEQVALILGGDR; encoded by the coding sequence GTGACGGGCCTGCGCGGCGAGGCCGCCATCGTCGGCATCGCCGAACTGCCCGCTGAGAAGAAGCAGAGCGCACCGCCGTCGTTCACCCTTGATCAATACGCGCGGCTCGCGAAGATGGTGATCGAGGATGCGGGTGTGGATCCCGTTGTCGTGAACGGTCTTTCGACGCACGGCATCGCGGAGTCGACCATGTTCGCGCCCGCCACGCTGTCGGAGTATCTCGGGCTGCCGCTCGACTTCGGCGACCGCGTCGACCTCGGCGGTGCGACCGCGGCGGGCATGGTGTGGCGTGCCGCCGCGGCCGTCGAGCTGGGTCAGTGCGACGCGGTCCTCGTCGTCATGCCCGGATCGACCGAGATTCCCCGATCGGAGGCCAAGCCCGGCCGAACGCTGAGCTGGTTCGGCGCGTCGAGCAATAACTACGGGTCGCCGCAGGCGGAGTTCGAGATCCCGTACGGCAATGTCGGGCAGAACGGCCCGTACGCGCAGATCGCGCAGCGCTACGGCCACGAGTTCGGTTATGACGCAGCGGCTCTGGCCCGCATCGCGGTGCATCAGCGTGAGAATGCGTGCGCGCACCCGGGGGCCGTCTTCCACGGCAAGCCGATCACCGTCGACGACGTGCTGAACAGCCCGGTGATCGCCGACCCGATCCACATGCTCGAAACCGTGATGCGGGTGCAGGGCGGTGCGGGCGTGCTGATCGCCAACGCCGAAGTCGCCCGGGCATCCCGTCACCGGCCGGTGTGGATCAAGGGCTTCGGGGAGCACATCCGATTCAAGACACCGACCTACGCCGACGATCTTCTCCGCACGCCGATCGCACGCGCCGCCGAACGTGCGTTCTCCATGGCGGGCCTTCCCCGCTCCGACATCGACATGGCCTCGATCTACGACTGCTACACCATCACGGTGTTGATGACGCTGGAGGACGCCGGCTTCTGCGGCAAGGGTGAGGGCATGACGTGGCTGACCGACCACGACCTGACGTTTCGCGGCGACTTCCCTGTCAACACCGCGGGCGGGCAGCTGTCCTACGGTCAGGCCGGGATGGCGGGCGGCATGCACCACGTCGTCGACGGCGCCCGTCAGGTCATGGGCCGCGCGGGCGACGCGCAGGTCGCCGACTGCAACACCGCGTTCGTCACGGGCAACGGCGGCATCATGAGCGAGCAGGTCGCGCTGATCCTCGGCGGTGATCGATGA
- a CDS encoding Zn-ribbon domain-containing OB-fold protein: MSAPLPEPTPVSQPFWDALRQRRLLIQYSPSTGRYVFYPRTLAPGTLADDLEWREIDGAGSLYTFTVAHKPTGPPWAEKLPQLLAVVEWDVGPKVSTELVDVEPDDIRIGMRVEPVFVDVPDAGVTLLKYRSASERGLSERPGSHV; encoded by the coding sequence ATGAGCGCGCCGCTGCCGGAGCCGACTCCGGTGTCGCAGCCGTTCTGGGATGCGTTGCGCCAGCGCAGATTACTGATTCAGTACTCGCCGTCGACGGGCCGCTACGTGTTCTACCCGCGGACGCTGGCGCCGGGGACGCTTGCCGACGACCTCGAGTGGCGTGAGATCGACGGCGCCGGATCGCTGTACACCTTCACCGTCGCGCACAAACCGACCGGTCCGCCGTGGGCGGAGAAGCTGCCGCAGCTGCTGGCGGTCGTCGAGTGGGACGTCGGGCCGAAGGTCAGCACGGAACTCGTAGACGTCGAGCCCGACGACATCCGAATCGGGATGCGGGTCGAGCCGGTGTTCGTCGATGTGCCCGATGCGGGCGTCACGCTGTTGAAGTATCGGTCGGCTTCGGAGCGAGGCTTGTCCGAGCGACCAGGCAGCCATGTTTGA
- the fadD1 gene encoding fatty-acid--CoA ligase FadD1: MFETVQQLLRSRMDDDGIAMLHGDRTWTWREHLAEAAAEASALLDVADASRPMHVGALLGNTPAMLRSMAAAALGGYVLCGINTTRRGDGLAADIRRADCQLVLADAEHMPLLDGLDLGGATVIEVDGPGYRAAVESAEPLVPHREVEGMDPVVMLFTSGTSGDPKAVRFAHAMAVLCGASLAERFELTADDVCYLSMPLFHSNGVAAGWAVALACGAAMVPEKFSPSRFLSDIRRYGATYMNYVGKPLALVLGTVEKPDDADNTLKAAFGNEATERDVEEFARRFGCRVVDSFGSSEFAVVVMREDGCPSGSIGKGYPGVSVYHPETVTECAPAVFDEHGALTNFNEAVGELVNTYGVGGFTGYYNDEAATQQRMRHGMYWSGDLAYRDKDGWIYLAGRTADWMRVDGENLAAGPIERILQRLPEVNHVAVYAVPDERVGDQVMAAVVLNDRATLSPRRFEEFLASQPDLSPKAWPRFVRINDALPQTATNKILKRALIGEGVSAGDGVLWEREPRGRRYSAISARSRALTVD; the protein is encoded by the coding sequence ATGTTTGAGACGGTGCAGCAGCTACTGCGATCGCGGATGGACGACGACGGCATCGCGATGCTGCACGGCGACAGGACGTGGACGTGGCGCGAACACCTTGCCGAAGCAGCGGCTGAGGCGTCGGCGCTCCTCGATGTGGCGGACGCGTCGCGGCCCATGCACGTCGGCGCGCTGCTGGGGAATACGCCCGCGATGCTGCGGTCGATGGCCGCGGCGGCGCTCGGCGGCTACGTGCTGTGCGGGATCAACACGACGCGCCGCGGCGACGGGCTGGCCGCCGACATCCGGCGAGCGGACTGCCAGTTGGTGCTCGCCGACGCCGAGCACATGCCGCTGCTCGACGGCCTCGATCTCGGCGGTGCGACGGTCATCGAGGTCGACGGGCCCGGCTACCGCGCAGCTGTCGAATCCGCGGAACCGCTTGTACCGCATCGTGAAGTCGAGGGCATGGACCCCGTCGTCATGCTGTTCACGTCGGGCACAAGCGGCGACCCGAAGGCCGTGCGGTTCGCACACGCGATGGCGGTGCTGTGCGGCGCGAGCCTGGCCGAGCGTTTCGAGCTGACCGCCGACGACGTCTGCTACCTGTCGATGCCGCTGTTCCACTCCAACGGAGTGGCGGCGGGCTGGGCGGTGGCACTGGCGTGCGGCGCGGCGATGGTGCCGGAGAAGTTCTCGCCGTCACGGTTCCTGTCCGACATCCGCCGCTACGGCGCGACGTACATGAACTATGTCGGCAAGCCGCTGGCGCTGGTGTTGGGCACCGTCGAGAAGCCCGACGACGCCGACAACACGTTGAAGGCGGCGTTCGGCAACGAGGCGACCGAGCGCGACGTCGAGGAGTTCGCGCGGCGGTTCGGGTGCCGGGTGGTGGACAGCTTCGGCTCGAGCGAGTTCGCGGTCGTCGTGATGCGCGAGGACGGCTGCCCGTCGGGGTCGATCGGCAAGGGCTATCCGGGCGTCAGCGTCTACCACCCGGAAACGGTGACAGAATGCGCGCCAGCGGTTTTCGACGAGCACGGCGCGCTGACCAACTTCAACGAGGCGGTCGGTGAGCTTGTCAACACCTACGGTGTCGGCGGCTTCACCGGCTACTACAACGACGAGGCCGCGACTCAGCAGCGGATGCGGCACGGCATGTACTGGTCGGGCGATCTGGCCTACCGCGACAAGGACGGCTGGATCTACCTGGCCGGTCGCACCGCGGACTGGATGCGGGTCGACGGGGAGAACCTCGCTGCGGGCCCGATCGAGCGGATCCTGCAGCGGCTACCGGAGGTCAACCACGTCGCGGTGTACGCGGTGCCCGACGAGCGCGTCGGCGATCAGGTGATGGCGGCCGTCGTCCTCAATGACCGAGCCACGTTGTCGCCAAGGCGGTTCGAGGAGTTCTTGGCGTCGCAGCCTGACCTGTCACCGAAGGCATGGCCCAGATTTGTGCGCATCAACGACGCGCTGCCGCAGACGGCGACCAACAAGATCCTCAAGCGCGCGCTGATCGGTGAAGGCGTGAGCGCGGGCGACGGCGTGCTGTGGGAACGCGAGCCGAGAGGCCGCCGCTACTCAGCGATTTCGGCGCGCTCGCGTGCGCTCACCGTCGATTAG
- a CDS encoding cytochrome P450 → MCPSAPREHATPNLPPGFDFTDHEIYASRLPMEEFAEVRRTEPIWWNEQPPDVGGFGDGGFWVVSKHRDVREVSLRSDVFSSAKKSIVPRYKVTGGGGQIEAGALSLIMMDDPEHTRLRKIISRGFTPRAVERLRAELSERAQRIAEEAAAEGAGDFVLQVAAELPLQAIAELLGVPLEDRGKLFDWTNQMIGGEEDPEFADFNPLESTAELIWYAMQLAARKKEEPGEDIVSTLIDSEAEGNLTEAEFGMFVVTLTVAGNETTRNSITQGMMAFTEFPEQWELFKAQRPKTAADEIIRWASPITAFQRTALVDTELGGVKIKKGQRLVLFYRSANFDEDVFDDPYAFDITRDPNPHLGFGGTGAHYCVGANLARMTIDLMFNAIADHIPDLTPVAAPERLRHSMINGIKHWQVEYR, encoded by the coding sequence ATGTGCCCATCCGCTCCTCGCGAGCACGCCACCCCCAACCTGCCGCCGGGCTTCGACTTCACCGATCACGAGATCTACGCCTCCCGGCTGCCGATGGAGGAGTTCGCCGAGGTTCGCCGCACCGAGCCGATCTGGTGGAACGAACAGCCGCCCGATGTGGGCGGGTTCGGCGACGGCGGCTTCTGGGTGGTGAGCAAGCACCGCGACGTCCGCGAGGTCTCACTGCGCAGCGACGTGTTCTCGTCGGCGAAGAAGTCGATCGTGCCGCGCTACAAGGTGACCGGCGGCGGCGGTCAGATCGAGGCCGGCGCCCTGTCTCTGATCATGATGGACGACCCCGAGCACACCCGGCTGCGCAAGATCATCTCCCGCGGGTTCACGCCGCGGGCCGTCGAGCGGCTGCGCGCCGAACTCAGCGAGCGTGCGCAGCGCATCGCCGAGGAGGCAGCTGCGGAGGGCGCCGGCGACTTCGTTCTCCAGGTCGCCGCCGAGCTGCCGCTGCAGGCCATCGCCGAGCTGCTCGGTGTGCCGCTGGAGGACCGGGGCAAGCTCTTCGACTGGACGAACCAGATGATCGGCGGCGAGGAGGATCCCGAGTTCGCCGACTTCAACCCGCTGGAGTCGACGGCCGAGTTGATCTGGTATGCCATGCAATTGGCGGCGCGCAAGAAGGAGGAGCCGGGCGAGGACATCGTCAGCACGCTGATCGACTCCGAAGCCGAGGGCAATCTCACCGAGGCCGAGTTCGGCATGTTCGTCGTGACGTTGACGGTGGCGGGTAACGAAACGACGCGCAACTCCATCACCCAGGGCATGATGGCGTTCACCGAGTTCCCCGAGCAGTGGGAGCTGTTCAAGGCGCAGCGGCCGAAGACCGCCGCCGACGAGATCATCCGCTGGGCCTCGCCGATCACCGCGTTCCAGCGCACGGCGCTGGTCGACACCGAGCTCGGCGGCGTGAAGATCAAGAAGGGCCAGCGGCTGGTTCTCTTCTACCGTTCGGCGAACTTCGACGAGGACGTCTTCGACGACCCGTACGCGTTCGACATCACGCGAGACCCGAACCCGCACCTCGGATTCGGCGGCACGGGTGCGCATTACTGCGTCGGCGCCAACCTCGCACGGATGACCATCGACCTGATGTTCAACGCGATCGCCGACCACATCCCCGACCTGACACCGGTCGCCGCGCCCGAGCGGCTGCGGCACAGCATGATCAATGGCATCAAGCACTGGCAGGTCGAATACCGCTGA
- a CDS encoding alpha/beta hydrolase: protein MDDGVQKFMQATNDAFPAVETMTAHEARAFLAGRRLAVTNLGDVASADDRTIPGPDGDLRVRIYRPHGSAGPRPAVVFAHGGGFVLCDLDSHDGFCRAMSRYTEAVVVSVDYRLAPEHRAPAAAEDVFAAFGWVANHADELGVDPSRVLVAGDSAGGNLAAVTALMCRERGAPMPAGQVLLYPAIEPFFDTESYRMYSTGYVNTRDAMQYYWREYLDDKMPSPEYLVAPARAESHDGLPPAVMVTAGFDVLQSEGGSYAQRLRAANVPVLHRDYPGLFHGFVTMMQFRAGEAARELLWFDMRRLLAVNELAGVEA from the coding sequence ATGGACGATGGCGTGCAGAAGTTCATGCAGGCCACCAACGACGCGTTTCCCGCCGTGGAGACCATGACCGCCCATGAGGCGCGCGCGTTTCTGGCTGGGCGACGCCTGGCGGTCACCAACCTCGGCGATGTGGCCAGCGCCGACGACCGCACGATCCCCGGCCCTGACGGCGACCTGCGGGTCCGGATCTACCGCCCGCACGGGTCCGCAGGCCCGCGGCCCGCCGTGGTGTTCGCGCACGGTGGCGGCTTCGTCCTCTGCGACCTCGACTCGCACGACGGCTTCTGCCGGGCGATGTCGCGGTACACCGAAGCCGTCGTCGTCTCGGTGGACTATCGCCTCGCGCCCGAGCACCGCGCACCGGCGGCCGCGGAGGACGTGTTCGCCGCCTTCGGCTGGGTGGCGAACCACGCCGACGAACTCGGCGTCGACCCGTCGCGGGTGCTCGTCGCCGGCGACAGCGCAGGCGGCAATCTCGCTGCGGTCACCGCGCTGATGTGTCGCGAACGCGGCGCGCCGATGCCCGCCGGCCAGGTGCTGCTGTATCCGGCCATCGAGCCGTTCTTCGACACCGAGAGCTACCGCATGTACTCCACCGGCTACGTCAACACCCGCGACGCGATGCAGTACTACTGGCGGGAGTACCTCGACGACAAGATGCCGTCGCCGGAGTACCTGGTGGCACCCGCGCGGGCCGAATCGCATGACGGCCTGCCGCCCGCGGTGATGGTGACGGCCGGGTTCGACGTGCTGCAGAGCGAGGGCGGCTCGTATGCTCAACGGCTTCGTGCCGCCAATGTGCCTGTGCTGCATCGCGATTACCCCGGCCTCTTCCACGGCTTCGTGACGATGATGCAGTTCCGCGCCGGTGAGGCCGCGCGTGAATTGCTGTGGTTCGACATGCGGCGACTGCTGGCGGTCAACGAGCTCGCGGGAGTCGAGGCATGA
- a CDS encoding NAD(P)/FAD-dependent oxidoreductase — MRYDAIVIGAGFAGLYAVHRCLSEGLSVLGIEAAPSVGGTWYWNRYPGARCDVESVDYSYSFDENLQSEWSWTERFAAQPEILAYLDHVADRFDLRGHYRFGTEVVGAQFDAGEWLVRTSTGEEHRARFLLCATGCLSAVNRPDIAGVDDFAGDLYYTAAWPREDPPLRGKRIGLIGTGSSGIQVTPILAEQAESLVVFQRSPNYTIPMPNYPWSDEDLQRIRREYPERRKRSAYAGAGTPHGTFHKTALDAGPEERLEAMWARWRDGGVLFAKTFPDQGSVLAANDIARQFAEDRIRDIVDDATVAEDLIPTDHPIGTKRICTDAGYYATFNRDNVRLVNLRREPIEAIVAHGVRTSEATYDCDVLVFATGFDALTGAMTRIDPVGPYGDRLSELWADGPVTFLGVMMPRLPNLFSFSGPGSPSVLANMVLHAEVQVDWAVELMVEARRHGIAEVEPRRDAAEAWTAHVAEVAERTLFPKARSSWYLGSNIDGKKRVFMPYIGGFGKYRTSLEDVAAQGYPGMVLTTR; from the coding sequence ATGAGGTACGACGCGATCGTCATCGGCGCCGGGTTCGCCGGTCTGTACGCGGTGCACCGCTGCCTGTCGGAGGGCCTGTCGGTGCTGGGCATCGAGGCGGCGCCGAGCGTCGGCGGCACCTGGTACTGGAACCGCTACCCCGGCGCGCGCTGCGACGTCGAAAGCGTCGACTACTCCTACTCGTTCGACGAGAACCTGCAGAGCGAATGGTCGTGGACCGAGCGCTTCGCGGCGCAGCCGGAAATCCTCGCCTACCTCGACCACGTCGCCGACCGGTTCGACCTGCGCGGGCACTACCGGTTCGGCACCGAGGTCGTCGGCGCGCAGTTCGACGCGGGCGAGTGGCTGGTGCGGACGTCGACGGGGGAGGAGCACCGCGCCCGCTTCCTGCTGTGCGCGACGGGCTGCCTTTCGGCGGTGAACCGGCCCGACATCGCGGGCGTCGACGACTTCGCGGGCGACCTCTATTACACAGCGGCGTGGCCGCGCGAGGACCCGCCATTGCGCGGCAAGAGGATCGGCCTCATCGGCACCGGCTCGTCCGGTATCCAGGTGACGCCGATCCTCGCCGAACAGGCCGAGTCGCTGGTCGTGTTCCAACGTTCGCCGAACTACACGATCCCGATGCCGAACTATCCGTGGTCGGACGAGGACCTGCAGCGCATCCGGCGGGAGTATCCGGAGCGCAGGAAGCGTTCGGCGTATGCGGGCGCGGGCACACCGCACGGTACGTTTCACAAGACCGCGCTCGACGCCGGTCCCGAGGAGCGGCTCGAGGCGATGTGGGCGCGCTGGCGCGACGGCGGCGTGCTCTTTGCCAAGACGTTCCCCGATCAGGGTTCGGTGCTCGCTGCCAACGACATCGCGCGGCAGTTCGCCGAGGACCGCATCCGTGACATCGTCGACGACGCCACCGTCGCCGAGGACCTGATCCCCACCGATCACCCGATCGGAACGAAACGCATCTGCACCGACGCGGGCTACTACGCGACGTTCAACCGCGACAACGTCCGGCTGGTCAACCTGCGACGGGAACCGATCGAGGCCATCGTCGCGCACGGCGTTCGCACGAGCGAGGCGACCTATGACTGCGATGTCCTCGTTTTCGCAACGGGTTTCGACGCGCTGACGGGTGCGATGACGCGCATCGATCCGGTCGGGCCTTACGGCGACCGGCTTTCGGAGCTGTGGGCGGACGGTCCGGTCACCTTCCTCGGGGTGATGATGCCGCGGCTGCCGAACCTGTTCAGCTTCAGCGGGCCGGGCAGCCCGTCGGTGCTGGCGAACATGGTGCTGCACGCCGAGGTGCAGGTCGATTGGGCGGTCGAACTCATGGTGGAAGCCAGGCGGCACGGGATCGCCGAGGTCGAGCCGCGCCGCGATGCCGCCGAGGCCTGGACCGCCCACGTCGCCGAGGTGGCCGAGCGGACGCTGTTCCCCAAGGCGCGGTCTTCGTGGTACCTGGGCTCCAACATCGACGGCAAGAAGCGTGTCTTCATGCCGTACATCGGTGGCTTCGGCAAGTACCGCACGTCGCTGGAAGATGTTGCGGCACAGGGATATCCGGGAATGGTGCTGACGACGCGCTGA
- a CDS encoding DUF5994 family protein has protein sequence MNGLTGTRRLARPVRLTLAGQLGGDIDGAWWPYSNSVAQELPGLIEGLHEPLGEIVDIRINWPVTEGPLDLETLVGGTRRVVTTTCRRMRLMHVDGRRGCARLLVVPHMTSTDLGGLVMRGAAAMPVLGLERDSRMFATAELVVRTAQVESAQWVARMRSAETVSGS, from the coding sequence GTGAATGGGTTGACGGGAACGCGGCGGTTGGCGCGGCCCGTCAGACTGACCCTCGCCGGGCAACTCGGCGGTGACATCGACGGCGCATGGTGGCCCTACTCGAATTCGGTGGCACAGGAGCTTCCCGGGCTGATCGAGGGCCTTCACGAGCCACTCGGCGAGATTGTCGACATCCGCATCAACTGGCCGGTCACCGAGGGCCCGCTTGACCTCGAGACGCTGGTCGGAGGCACGCGCCGGGTGGTGACGACTACGTGCAGGCGGATGCGCCTCATGCATGTGGACGGCAGGCGCGGTTGCGCGAGACTGCTGGTCGTGCCGCATATGACGTCGACAGACCTCGGCGGGCTGGTCATGCGTGGTGCAGCGGCGATGCCTGTGCTCGGGCTCGAGCGGGACAGCCGAATGTTCGCGACAGCCGAACTCGTCGTCCGCACCGCCCAGGTGGAAAGCGCTCAGTGGGTCGCGCGGATGCGCAGCGCGGAGACCGTCAGCGGGTCCTGA